One segment of Rhipicephalus sanguineus isolate Rsan-2018 chromosome 6, BIME_Rsan_1.4, whole genome shotgun sequence DNA contains the following:
- the LOC119397480 gene encoding neprilysin-2 encodes MAHRPNVKRDEGSRRQKHHRKATQSSGIQPSRSSKKSADKPGVSRTSSKLSISKDMKDSKDPINVEVTTGTMRESSTSRGSSHKANLHSAIVLFVAALAVAGCVLLFARWLTYEPIVALCETAGCEKHVKELKAAMDTSVDPCTDFYSFTCGSWKPMGNEKSLLARVFASSAAIAMEEMQGDPQQSIVPAAPLFYQSCVGARIEIDSELKIFKDFKQDMGLMWPEKTQNDATNPLTLLLNLSINWNFHMFFNLRAMPVYRKRSQTLYMRRGLMTPKWQDLSEPRKWTANVREHCRLLKANLPDSGYAELEDVVKDLMNAAISVPPDATNDTKFVLKDIEHFTKPASNWWRDQLNALHGPQFAWTLNSPVALEDPTILQKLDRLVNNYKEKKASLLTGFAWVFVRQNLWLIAGKPELIHEGANAAVLEMTMKRACLNHVQSYFGLLISAKHIYARYNATVRGELQRFYDMIKSEVKKSIRDSYWIDTIVKDKTYAKLDELSFNAMPDDRFFSKIDLAQLYKDFPRIRAPFVENFIAIAKAYRKVIGDDSFISIFSKRLGGGDASRYNYYYNIAYVALGAMEPPILYDDGTLAMRYASLGMMLAQCMVRSFDSHGAFVNKAGENEAWWGASEDLQKHLHCDLLDGQGGPTGGPGSRRQSALFPLVNGLAVAYAAYRSEAALTYLSQHGVDEFRLRGLEELTEDQLFFLTYCLSTCALKSNGDTCNVPLRHSLRFAAAFRCSSKSKMNPTNKCLFFD; translated from the coding sequence AGCAGCACTTCCCGTGGTTCGTCGCACAAGGCAAACTTGCACAGCGCCATCGTGTTGTTCGTGGCAGCACTCGCCGTCGCCGGTTGCGTGCTGCTTTTCGCCCGGTGGCTGACCTACGAGCCCATCGTGGCCCTGTGCGAAACTGCTGGTTGCGAGAAACACGTCAAGGAGCTGAAGGCCGCCATGGACACCAGCGTCGATCCGTGCACCGACTTCTACAGCTTCACGTGCGGTTCCTGGAAACCCATGGGCAACGAGAAGTCCTTGTTAGCTCGCGTCTTCGCCTCGTCGGCCGCCATAGCGATGGAGGAGATGCAGGGGGATCCGCAGCAGTCTATCGTTCCAGCAGCGCCCCTGTTCTACCAGAGCTGCGTCGGGGCTCGTATCGAGATCGACAGCGAGCTGAAGATCTTCAAGGACTTCAAACAAGACATGGGCCTCATGTGGCCCGAGAAGACTCAGAACGATGCGACCAATCCGTTGACGCTGCTTCTCAACCTGAGCATCAACTGGAACTTCCACATGTTCTTCAACCTGCGAGCCATGCCCGTGTACCGAAAGAGGAGCCAGACGCTGTACATGAGGCGCGGCTTAATGACGCCCAAGTGGCAGGACCTGAGCGAACCGCGCAAGTGGACGGCGAACGTCAGGGAGCACTGCAGACTTCTGAAGGCCAACCTGCCGGACAGCGGCTACGCGGAACTGGAGGACGTGGTCAAAGACCTCATGAACGCTGCCATCAGCGTTCCGCCGGATGCCACCAACGACACGAAGTTCGTGTTGAAGGACATCGAGCACTTCACAAAGCCCGCTTCGAACTGGTGGCGGGACCAGCTGAACGCGCTCCACGGGCCTCAGTTCGCGTGGACGCTGAACAGTCCGGTGGCCCTCGAGGACCCCACCATCCTCCAGAAACTCGATCGCCTGGTGAATAACTACAAGGAAAAGAAGGCGTCTCTACTCACCGGGTTCGCGTGGGTGTTTGTCCGTCAGAACTTGTGGCTGATCGCCGGAAAGCCGGAACTGATCCACGAGGGCGCCAACGCCGCTGTGCTCGAGATGACCATGAAGAGGGCCTGCCTCAACCACGTGCAGTCGTACTTCGGCCTCCTCATCTCGGCCAAACACATATACGCGCGCTACAACGCCACCGTCCGCGGCGAACTGCAACGTTTCTACGACATGATCAAGTCGGAAGTGAAGAAGAGTATCCGCGACAGTTACTGGATCGACACGATCGTCAAGGATAAGACGTATGCCAAGCTGGACGAACTTAGCTTCAACGCGATGCCCGACGACCGCTTCTTCTCGAAGATCGACCTGGCCCAGCTGTACAAGGACTTCCCCAGGATCCGCGCTCCCTTTGTGGAGAATTTCATCGCCATAGCCAAGGCGTACCGCAAGGTCATCGGCGACGACAGCTTCATCAGCATCTTCTCGAAGCGGCTCGGCGGCGGCGACGCGAGCCGCTACAATTACTACTACAACATCGCCTACGTGGCGCTgggcgcaatggagccgccgatTCTGTACGACGACGGCACACTGGCCATGCGGTACGCGTCGCTGGGCATGATGCTGGCGCAGTGCATGGTGCGCTCGTTCGACAGCCACGGCGCGTTCGTCAACAAGGCCGGCGAGAACGAGGCCTGGTGGGGAGCGTCGGAGGACTTGCAGAAACACCTCCACTGCGACTTGTTGGACGGACAGGGCGGCCCGACTGGCGGGCCGGGCTCGCGGCGCCAGTCGGCACTGTTCCCGTTGGTGAACGGGCTGGCCGTCGCGTACGCGGCGTACCGAAGCGAAGCCGCGTTGACCTACCTCAGCCAGCACGGCGTCGACGAGTTTCGGCTGAGAGGCCTGGAGGAGTTAACCGAAGACCAGCTGTTCTTCCTGACATACTGTTTGTCCACTTGCGCACTCAAGAGCAACGGCGACACGTGCAACGTGCCGCTGCGGCACTCGCTCAGGTTCGCCGCCGCTTTCCGCTGCTCGTCGAAAAGCAAGATGAACCCAACGAACAAGTGCCTGTTTTTCGATTGA
- the LOC119396222 gene encoding uncharacterized protein LOC119396222: protein MVRYKCAVTGCASSSETGGLSFHSFPTADDRRKMWLEALGCGSSGSTLARRVCSLHFDERAFTRVGSETQRGMKRRRLCPDAVPKGSASAAGVGRAITEERTGTDAAMLVCPMEASWTVEHNPSALTNTSDNSIHFVESDFAIGCNAEVGTDTGACGDMSLTHLTAGCKPKESARSDHSYCRMRHFAVQTDGVQATHMVSKGVQVATTPKVRSEGTQTDFQAWSTAGCGDELEDTAEILDSSGHRIRAPLPSSPIRCSTPLPSAKDLDETYEPSFHDSHLPSGCDSVPPSAEKQYIVFESCLMELFSMCTVCQASCKAETTLYGSLLQVETTCACGHKSCWLSQPKVSNRALGGMLLCAAICFSGASPEKVLRLLKQANIQVPSTRTYYSYQGALFQPAIQRVWDTEREAVIESLHGPVALAGDGRCDSPGFSAKFMTYTFMAIQTSKIIHFVQVQLGENSEVRSSNAMEKFGLKKGLGELKDQNVTICSLTTDRHVGIKKYMRTCEPGIEHTYDAWHVGKGVKKKLTVAAKKSACAALKDWIQPVVNHLYWCVAVSEGDGDLLVAMWKSMLNHVINMHAGHDSPYPRCLHGDVQNGKWLTPGTPAYARLVSIATEQGLLKDIRKLSSSGQTYGLESYHSLLIRFAPKSVAFSTMMMRARTQLAALHHNENAGREQAVVARNCALRWKRKMLRAKKGAEVVCPVKSKPTYAYVDKLMTEMLHESSSCSSLKKAQQQRSSTSSSPKPLAMIQLNQPRLSKSELVAARQSRFVACSVQDMP from the exons ATGGTTCGATATAAGTGCGCGGTAACCGGCTGCGCAAGCAGCAGCGAAACTGGGGGACTGTCGTTTCATTCTTTTCCCACGGCCGATGATCGACGGAAAATGTGGTTGGAGGCGCTAGGCTGTGGAAGCAGTGGAAGTACACTGGCACGCCGGGTATGCTCGCTGCATTTCGACGAGCGCGCCTTCACACGTGTTGGCTCCGAGACTCAACGTGGTATGAAGCGACGGCGGCTGTGCCCCGACGCAGTTCCGAAAGGCAGCGCATCTGCTGCTGGGGTTGGACGTGCTATTACTGAAGAGCGCACAGGAACAGACGCTGCC ATGCTTGTATGCCCTATGGAAGCATCATGGACAGTGGAACACAATCCTTCAGCACTCACCAACACATCG GATAACAGCATTCATTTCGTGGAGTCGGACTTCGCCATTGGCTGCAATGCAGAAGTTGGCACAGACACCGGAGCATGCGGTGACATGTCCCTCACTCATCTGACTGCCGGTTGCAAG CCTAAAGAGAGTGCCAGAAGTGACCACAGTTACTGCAGAATGCGTCATTTTGCTGTGCAAACTGATGGGGTGCAAGCTACACACATGGTGTCGAAAG GTGTGCAGGTGGCAACTACTCCAAAAGTTCGTTCCGAAGGGACACAGACGGACTTCCAGGCTTGGTCAACTGCGGGATGTGGGGATGAATTGGAAGACACTGCAGAGATACTTGACTCATCAGGTCACCGTATAAGAGCACCGCTTCCATCATCTCCAATAAGATGCTCGACACCACTGCCATCGGCAAAGGATCTCGACGAAACATATGAGCCATCATTTCATGACTCACATCT ACCAAGTGGTTGTGATTCTGTGCCACCTAGCGCTGAAAAACAGTACATCGTTTTTGAAAGCTGCTTGATGGAGCTATTCAGCATGTGCACAGTTTGCCAAGCATCGTGTAAAGCTGAAACTACACTCTATGGCTCCCTTCTACAAGTTGAGACCACCTGTGCTTGTGGGCACAAGAGTTGTTGGTTGAGCCAACCAAAAGTTTCTAATAGGGCTttgggtggcatgcttttgtgTGCCGCTATATGCTTCTCAGGCGCGAGTCCTGAGAAAGTTCTGAGGCTGCTGAAGCAAGCCAATATTCAAGTGCCATCTACGAGGACCTACTACAGCTACCAAGGTGCACTGTTCCAGCCCGCCATACAACGT GTTTGGGACACTGAACGAGAGGCTGTAATCGAAAGCCTTCATGGACCAGTAGCATTAGCTGGTGACGGCCGGTGCGACTCTCCCGGGTTTTCTGCGAAGTTCATGACTTACACTTTCATGGCCATTCAAACTAGTAAAATCATCCATTTCGTTCAGGTGCAGCTTGGAGAG AACAGCGAGGTGAGATCCAGCAATGCCATGGAAAAATTTGGCCTGAAGAAGGGACTTGGGGAGCTAAAGGACCAGAACGTCACTATTTGTTCATTAACTACTGACAGGCACGTGGGCATCAAAAAGTACATGAGGACATGTGAGCCGGGTATTGAACATACCTACGACGCgtggcatgttggtaaag GTGTCAAGAAAAAGCTCACAGTTGCAGCCAAGAAATCTGCTTGTGCTGCCTTGAAAGATTGGATACAGCCAGTGGTCAACCATCTGTACTGGTGTGTTGCCGTTAGTGAAGGTGACGGGGATCTACTGGTAGCCATGTGGAAGA GCATGCTGAACCACGTCATAAACATGCACGCTGGCCATGACAGCCCTTATCCGAGGTGTCTGCACGGGGATGTGCAAAATGGAAAGTGGTTGACACCAG GCACCCCGGCTTACGCACGTCTCGTGAGCATAGCTACAGAACAGGGGCTACTGAAGGATATAAGGAAGCTTTCCTCTTCTGGACAAACTTATGGACTTGAATCGTATCACAGTCTCCTAATAAGATTTGCCCCGAAGTCTGTCGCATTCAGCACCATGATGATGCGTGCAAG GACACAGTTGGCTGCTCTTCACCACAACGAAAATGCAGGTCGAGAGCAGGCAGTAGTGGCAAGAAATTGTGCACTCAGATGGAAGAGGAAAATGCTCCGTGCAAAGAAGGGAGCGGAAGTTGTTTGCCCAGTAAAAAGCAAGCCAACTTACG CTTATGTGGACAAGCTAATGACGGAGATGCTGCACGAGAGCTCTTCATGCAGTTCTCTCAAGAAGGCACAGCAGCAGCgaagcagcaccagcagcagccCCAAGCCTCTGGCCATGATCCAGCTCAACCAGCCAAGGCTATCGAAGAGTGAACTCGTAGCTGCACGGCAATCGCGATTTGTGGCGTGCTCAGTGCAGGACATGCCATGA
- the LOC119396230 gene encoding elongation of very long chain fatty acids protein AAEL008004, which yields MANSEDLPAQHHSLSSMLLSGGDPRVRHWPLMGSPAVIVSILAGYLYFSLRLGPALMKNRRPFPIRPVVVAYNVVMVLLSVYFFCLTLRLTYLREVTPFLQRYNLFCQGTDTTASAGPLLYHGWFYMLMKVGELLDTVFFVLLKKNSHISFLHLLHHSLALSTVWMDINNGITGQVAMFPILNTAVHMVMYTYYGLAALGPSLRPNLWWKKYVTQLQIVQFFFLMVHGGIPIFYDCGFPRIMAYFMVLETALFTGLFSDFYYRNYLLRKEQ from the coding sequence ATGGCGAACTCCGAGGACCTACCCGCGCAGCACCACTCGCTGTCGTCCATGCTGCTCTCGGGGGGTGACCCCCGGGTGCGGCATTGGCCCCTGATGGGATCGCCGGCGGTCATCGTGTCCATCCTGGCCGGTTACCTTTACTTCTCGTTACGCCTCGGGCCGGCGCTCATGAAGAACCGGAGGCCCTTCCCCATCCGGCCCGTGGTGGTGGCCTACAACGTGGTCATGGTGCTGCTCAGCGTCTACTTCTTCTGCCTCACGCTACGGCTCACCTACCTGCGCGAAGTGACGCCGTTCCTGCAGCGCTACAACCTCTTCTGCCAGGGCACCGACACGACGGCCAGCGCGGGCCCACTGCTCTACCACGGATGGTTCTACATGCTCATGAAGGTCGGCGAGCTGCTCGACACTGTGTTCTTTGTGTTGCTCAAGAAGAACAGCCACATCAGCTTCCTGCACCTGCTGCACCACTCGCTGGCCCTGTCCACCGTCTGGATGGACATCAACAACGGCATCACCGGACAGGTCGCCATGTTCCCCATCCTCAACACGGCCGTGCACATGGTCATGTACACCTACTACGGCCTCGCCGCCTTGGGGCCCTCGCTGCGGCCGAACCTGTGGTGGAAAAAGTACGTCACCCAGCTGCAGATCGTACAGTTCTTCTTTCTCATGGTGCACGGCGGAATTCCCATCTTCTACGACTGCGGCTTCCCGCGCATCATGGCGTACTTCATGGTGCTCGAGACGGCCCTGTTCACGGGACTCTTTTCGGATTTCTACTACCGCAATTACCTGCTACGCAAGGAGCAATGA